The genomic window AACGTCAAATCCAAAAAGCGCACTAGCTTTATAGAATTGCTAGTGTCCCTCCTGGTTCTAACGTTCGCAGACGAGAGTGCTGCAAAGTGATACGAACGTTAGAAACGGGGACACTAGGGTTTACAGACCGCACGGCTATGGTTTTAAGCCTCTGACGAATTTTGCGGAGGCTTTCGGTAAACATCGCGACGCCCGGCGCCGACCGGGCCCACCTCCATCTCTTCATCCCGACGGAAGCGGCACCCCGGTCACGAGCGGCAGGCCTCTCTTCACGTTCTCCGGCCCCATCAAGCGCGTGAAGACGCGTGGATCAGAACCGGTTAGCCCGGAATAATCACTGCATACTGACCAAGGTCATGTCGAGAAACCACGACTGCGGTGAGACGAAGCCTTTGACCTTCGTGCTCATCGCCCGCGGATTGAGATCGTGGACGATGTAGAGCCAAGGCGGATTGTCCACGAGCCGTTCGTGCGCTTTGCGGGTGGCCGCCGCAATCACCTTCGGGTCGGCGGCAGCCGCGAGAGTCTTCAAGGCGTCTTCAAACCCGTCATCCTTCCATTGTTCGAAGTTGAAGCCATTCGGCGAGAAATTAGCCGCAGCAAAATAACGCGCCATGATGCCAGAATCCGACGACGGCGAACTGATGTTGAGCGCCATTGCGCCTTTCAAACTCGGACTGTCCGGCGTTGCGCGGGCAGCCGTCAGTAGCACCTGCCATTCGACCACATCGAATTCGACATCGACACCGCAGGCCTCCTTGAGATTTTGCTGGAGGAATTCGTTCATCGGCAACGGCAACATCTGTCCCGATCCCGAACTCGAGATCAGCACCTTGAACGATAGCGGCTTGGCAGCTGAATAGCCTGCTTCCGCAAGCAGCGCCTTGCCCTTGGCGGGATCGAATTTGTAACGATTGACTGGCGTGCCGAAGTTGGGATCGCTGGTCTTGAGCCATCCAGCTGATGGCTCCGCGGTACCACCGACAAGCGCGATGAGTCCTTCGCGGTCCACGCAGTAGTTAACCGCCTGACGAACCTTGACATCTTTGAACGGACTGTTCGTCGCGCCGATGTTGTAGAACCACGGCCAGACATGCGGATAGGATCCCGTGGTAATGTTGAAGCCGGCGGTTTTCAGCGATGCAATGCCATCCGCTGGCGGCACCTCGATCCAGTCGACCTGGCCTGAACGTAGCGCGGCCAGCCGCGCATTGGCCTCGGGGATTGGCATCAGCACGATGTTATCAACCTTGGCCTTCTTGGCAGCATCCCAATAGCCATCGAAGCGCGCGAGTTCGACCCGTTCACGCGGCACTATCTTGGTAATGCGGAACGGACCAGTGCCCGCTGCAGGCAGCAGCGCGACTTTGCTCCAGTCGCGACCCGCCTTTTCGAACGACGCCGGCGATGTGAAAAGCAGATAGACCGCCATGTATGGAAAGTAAGACGCGGCCGCGGTTGTCGTTATCGAAACCGTGAAGTCGTCGACCTTCTTGTAGGAGCCCATCAACGGCACGCGCGCCCGCGACATGGCCGAACTCGGCGCCTCAAACTGCGGGCTATCATTCTTGAAATAACGATCGAGATTCCAGATCACGGCATCTGCGTTGAAGTCTGTGCCATCATGAAATTTCACGCCATGGCGCAGATGAAAGATCCAGGTCTTGTTGTCGTCAGACGCCTGCTCCCATTTTTCCGCCAGTCCAGGACGCAGGATTGCCAGCTGATCAGTCTTGGCGAGGTCCCATAACACCAGTCCTTCGAAGATTGGATAACCGAGGAAGCGCATGCCCTCGAATCCGTTATTTGGAAGGCCGGTTGCGGTGGGAATATCGGCCGCTGTCATGGCGATCCGCAATGTGCTTTCAGCCATTGCCGGCTGAGATGAAACACCAAGAGCGGCTGCGAAGGCTAAGGCGTAACAGGCTGAATACTTGAACATGTGATCTCCCACAGCGCGATTGGACAAAATCACTCGACAGGCTGCGGGAACTTAATGAGCAAGTTTCAGGCCAGCGCGGCTCAGAGCAGTGCCGTCGATCATGCTGAATTTTTCAGCTATTCGGAAACCATCGCCAACGAGGAAGAACAGCGGCTTATCGGGTTCGATGACCGTCGCCCGGTCACCCTCGCGCACGGCTTGCGACAGTTTCAGGCAACATGCTTTGCGATGTGAACGCCCGCTCCGGCGTTATGCCCCGAATTCAGGCACGCGGCCTAAACCATGCTCCACCGCGGTCCTATGGCCATTGCTGCGCTGACAAAGTCACGCTTAAGATAGGTCAGATTACGCAGCGCGCTTCAAGTGTTCGGCGAGACCAGCGAACAATCCGCGGCCATCGGTGCATCCCATGATGTCTTCAACGTGGTTCTCAGGATGCGGCATCATGCCGAGGACGTTGCCCTTCTCATTGACGATGCCCGCGATCGAAGCGGCTGCGCCATTGATGTTGTGCGTGTCGCCGACTTCGCCGTCAGGCGAACAGTAGCGATAGAGCACACGGCCGTCACCTTCCAGGCGGCGGATAGTCTCTTCGTCGGCGGCATAATTTCCTTCGCCATGCGCCACCGGCACGCGGATCACCTGCCCTGCATTGTAGCCGCGTGTGAACGGCGTATCGGAACGCTCGACGCGAAGGTACACATCGCGGCAAATGAACTTGAGCTGCGCATTGCGCATCAACACGCCGGGCAATAGGCCGGACTCGCACAGGATCTGGAAACCGTTGCAAACCCCGAGCACAAGACCACCTGCAGCGGCGTGAGCCCGCACCGCGTCCATCACAGGCGCGCGTGCGGCAATCGCCCCACATCGCAGATAGTCCCCGTAAGAAAATCCGCCCGGGACCACGACTAGATCCGTCCCTTTCGGCAGGGACGTCTCGGCGTGCCAGACCATCGCGGCATCGTTGCCGGACGCCAGCTTCAGCGCCCGCGCCATATCACGTTCACGGTTGATGCCTGGAAAGACGAGAATGGCTGATTTCATCGAGGTTCCGATCCTAGTGTGGCGTCTCGCAATTGCCGATCACTCTTG from Nitrobacteraceae bacterium AZCC 1564 includes these protein-coding regions:
- a CDS encoding peptide/nickel transport system substrate-binding protein (product_source=KO:K02035; cath_funfam=3.10.105.10,3.40.190.10,3.90.76.10; cleavage_site_network=SignalP-noTM; cog=COG0747; ko=KO:K02035; pfam=PF00496; superfamily=53850), whose protein sequence is MFKYSACYALAFAAALGVSSQPAMAESTLRIAMTAADIPTATGLPNNGFEGMRFLGYPIFEGLVLWDLAKTDQLAILRPGLAEKWEQASDDNKTWIFHLRHGVKFHDGTDFNADAVIWNLDRYFKNDSPQFEAPSSAMSRARVPLMGSYKKVDDFTVSITTTAAASYFPYMAVYLLFTSPASFEKAGRDWSKVALLPAAGTGPFRITKIVPRERVELARFDGYWDAAKKAKVDNIVLMPIPEANARLAALRSGQVDWIEVPPADGIASLKTAGFNITTGSYPHVWPWFYNIGATNSPFKDVKVRQAVNYCVDREGLIALVGGTAEPSAGWLKTSDPNFGTPVNRYKFDPAKGKALLAEAGYSAAKPLSFKVLISSSGSGQMLPLPMNEFLQQNLKEACGVDVEFDVVEWQVLLTAARATPDSPSLKGAMALNISSPSSDSGIMARYFAAANFSPNGFNFEQWKDDGFEDALKTLAAAADPKVIAAATRKAHERLVDNPPWLYIVHDLNPRAMSTKVKGFVSPQSWFLDMTLVSMQ
- a CDS encoding hypothetical protein (product_source=Hypo-rule applied), translating into MSKFQASAAQSSAVDHAEFFSYSETIANEEEQRLIGFDDRRPVTLAHGLRQFQATCFAM
- a CDS encoding phosphoribosylformylglycinamidine synthase I (product_source=TIGR01737; cath_funfam=3.40.50.880; cog=COG0047; ko=KO:K23265; pfam=PF13507; smart=SM01211; superfamily=52317; tigrfam=TIGR01737) codes for the protein MKSAILVFPGINRERDMARALKLASGNDAAMVWHAETSLPKGTDLVVVPGGFSYGDYLRCGAIAARAPVMDAVRAHAAAGGLVLGVCNGFQILCESGLLPGVLMRNAQLKFICRDVYLRVERSDTPFTRGYNAGQVIRVPVAHGEGNYAADEETIRRLEGDGRVLYRYCSPDGEVGDTHNINGAAASIAGIVNEKGNVLGMMPHPENHVEDIMGCTDGRGLFAGLAEHLKRAA